The following coding sequences lie in one Rutidosis leptorrhynchoides isolate AG116_Rl617_1_P2 chromosome 6, CSIRO_AGI_Rlap_v1, whole genome shotgun sequence genomic window:
- the LOC139854300 gene encoding uncharacterized protein — MRVNEYTSDGTIDTRKQLFNQWVLDIGDGKLPAHAKEGEDEPTWIEIPEEFLLTPDPSPIESIVDAIFPEFSLKQTDEDYLRERAILTPRNDDVTEINKHIFKRLNGEKKPYKSSDEICKGSTDALEKHQSYPVEFLNKLNFSGVPPHKLKLKIGQPVMLLCNINPSAGLCNGTRLIITEFQKFVLYARVINDSHIGTMAIIPRIVLTSTESKWPFIMQRIQFPVEPCYAMTINKSQGQTLQFVGVYLPKPVFSHGQLYVTLSRVTNPDGLKILIVNDNPEALPHHTRNVVYKV, encoded by the coding sequence ATGAGAGTGAATGAATACACCAGTGATGGCACGATTGATACTCGCAAGCAATTGTTCAACCAATGGGTCCTAGATATAGGAGATGGTAAACTACCTGCGCATGCAAAAGAAGGTGAGGACGAACCAACATGGATTGAAATTCCAGAAGAGTTCCTTCTAACCCCGGACCCAAGCCCAATTGAATCCATTGTTGATGCTATTTTCCCAGAGTTCAGCCTAAAACAAACCGACGAAGATTATTTGCGTGAACGCGCAATTTTAACCCCGAGAAATGATGATGTCACTGAGATTAACAAGCATATCTTTAAACGGCTAAATGGTGAAAAAAAACCCTATAAAAGCTCAGATGAAATTTGCAAAGGTTCCACTGACGCATTAGAGAAACATCAATCATATCCAGTTGAATTCTTAAATAAGTTGAACTTCTCAGGTGTCCCTCCGCACAAGCTCAAACTAAAAATAGGGCAACCTGTCATGCTTTTATGCAACATAAACCCAAGCGCTGGTCTGTGTAATGGAACCCGTTTAATTATAACTGAGTTTCAGAAATTTGTTCTATATGCTAGGGTTATAAACGACTCACACATAGGAACCATGGCTATTATACCAAGGATAGTCCTCACCTCTACCGAATCCAAATGGCCGTTCATTATGCAAAGGATACAATTTCCCGTAGAACCCTGCTATGCAATGACGATTAACAAAAGCCAGGGTCAAACACTCCAATTTGTAGGTGTTTATTTGCCTAAACCCGTCTTCAGCCACGGTCAACTATATGTCACTCTTTCAAGGGTAACCAACCCAGATGGCCTCAAAATACTCATAGTGAATGACAACCCTGAAGCGTTGCCACACCACACCCGAAATGTGGTGtacaaggtgtag
- the LOC139854301 gene encoding uncharacterized protein has product MTKNGQKQYQRQDYGRQGLNFVICLSRCYFFVILANHSNYGKLAGKHYRMTSCIKKRIQLRYPDMILMEAQIQNYCLAEKQMLLNKKGRALSDFPDLPQPDPSLIRHIDNRLIREELNYNIQELKAVHDSLYSSLNPGQLKVYESVIGAVNAQEGGLFFVYGPGGTGKTFLYNTILTKLRSERMIVLAVASSDGKTAHSRFVIPLELFENSTCGIKQNTHLAALLHEVRLIIWDEAPMTQRYAFEALDKTLRDILGAKAEENRRKLFGGMPILLGGDFRQILPVIPKGKRQEVVQACINRSDL; this is encoded by the exons ATGACAAAGAATGGGCAGAAGCAATATCAGAGGCAAGACTATGGGCGTCAGGGGCTCAACTTCGTGATTTGTTTGTCACGATGTTACTTTTTTGTAATCTTAGCCAACCACTCAAACTATGGGAAATTAGCTGGGAAGCATTATCGGATGACATCCTGCATAAAAAAACGAATACAATTAAGGTATCCAGATATGATTCTCATGGAGGCACAGATTCAAAATTATTGCTTAGCAGAAAAACAAATGCTTTTAAACAAAAAAGGCAGGGCATTATCAGATTTTCCAGATCTGCCCCAACCAGATCCATCCCTCATACGCCATATAGACAACCGTTTAATCCGAGAAGAGTTAAACTACAACATACAAGAGTTGAAGGCCGTCCATGACAGCCTTTACAGCTCTTTGAACCCTGGTCAGCTTAAAGTGTACGAAAGCGTTATTGGAGCCGTAAATGCACAAGAAGGCGGCCTGTTTTTTGTGTACGGGCCAGGGGGCACGGGGAAAACTTTCTTATACAACACCATCCTTACCAAGTTAAGGTCAGAGCGAATGATTGTACTTGCCGTTGCTTCATCAG ATGGCAAGACTGCACACAGCAGATTTGTAATCCCCCTTGAATTGTTTGAAAATAGCACATGCGGTATAAAACAAAACACACATTTGGCGGCACTACTCCATGAAGTTAGACTGATAATATGGGATGAAGCTCCAATGACTCAGCGATACGCTTTTGAAGCGTTGGATAAAACATTGCGAGATATTCTGGGCGCTAAAGCTGAAGAAAATAGACGAAAACTCTTTGGAGGTATGCCTATTTTACTTGGGGGAGACTTTCGACAGATTTTACCCGTGATACCAAAAGGCAAAAGACAAGAGGTGGTGCAAGCTTGCATCAACCGATCCGACCTATAG